A segment of the Candidatus Nitrososphaera gargensis Ga9.2 genome:
TGCAGCTAGTGGCAAGTAGCTGACGTTCAGGCCCAAAAAACAAGCCCAAACAGCAAGATGCTGGACAGTATTTCTGCAACAACAATTCGTTTCTTTTTAAGGACTCTTTTTCCATATGCCCTCGATTCTTGCCAGCTCAACATGGTAAATACGACTTTAGTCGAAATCCCATCTTTGCCAATCAAGCTGCAAAAACCTTCTGATATAACTCTTTTAACTTATTTTGTGCCGTAGTAACAAATGGCAGAGGGAACTGCTGCTTCTATAAACAAAGGCACAAACCAGCCGATGGATAACTGCTGTTTTGACATTATGACCCAAACAGAAAAGAAAGCAGATTTTCTTTACCATGCTGCTGACAGGTACATACAAGATGCTCAGGCTGCAAACAGGCCGGAGCTTGCGCATCTTTGGAATATGATAAAACAAGACGAACAGCGGCATCTCGATATGCTAAAGCGAGAATTGGCAAAGGACGTTCAAGAAGGAAGATTGCGATAGCGTGCCACCATCATTTTTTTAAAAGGAGATTGCTTTGAAACCTATTTGGATATGCAAATGCTTTAACAGTTACGGAATATCGCCTTTTTGCATATGCTCTGTCATTATGTACTTTTGCATATCTCCAAAACTATCAAACTCTTTTCCACATGATCTACACTTGAAATATTTTGAAAGATCTCCGTCGTAGCTAACATTTTCACTTGTATTCAATTATCGCATCATCTCCTACGGTGTTTCTTTTAGTCTCTATTCCTGAAAAGGATTTGATTTGGTAGAATTGTATAACCCATAATACCAAAGACAAATAACGATTACATAATAAGAATTGGTGCGCAATATTCCACCGGGTCCATGGGGCTCATTCATTGCAAAAGCTGACGTATTTATGACAAAGACTGAGGAGCATGTTCTCCAAGGCGTAAACCCCGGAGATTGTTATCAAGTGATTTGGTGCAGGGATGCATCATACATCCTGCGTGATTGGAACCTGTCCGGCAATATGACATCCGCTCTTCAGTAGCTGTACCTTATTTGGTCTCACTAAATAGCGCCGGGAAGAGAAAATTGTCTACGGCAGGGGCTCGCCAGAAATGAAATTCATGTCAGAAGAGGCAAAAGAAGACAAGCAAAAAGAATTTGCTGGAGTGCTGCCTACAACAATATACCAAGCCGGCTTTTCCGAAGTATATGATCAGAATCCAGACATAGACTCTACAGCATTGATGATTTCGACAACCGCGAGAATTTTGAACAGGGCTTTGAAGAAAATTGCAACCTCTCCAGTTACCGATCCAACATCCATCTCTACCATAGCTTCGGAACATTCTGCAGACTATGTTCATGACCTGCTGCTAAAACTCGGAATAACAGATCCAACAAAAGCAATTGATTTCCTTGTTCCTAGGATGCTACTGGCAGTTGACTATCTTGCAAAACGCGATATAGATAGTGATGGATTGCTAGAGCAGAACCATAACGAGGACTGGATGGATACTGTCCTTCGAGCTGGCAAGATAGTCTACAGTCAGGCATGCTGGATACTTACATTGAAGAACCTGGCGGCCTTGTTAGTAACTGTTGATAGACAAGATGCAGCTGATAAGATTAGAAACATGGCGGATAAAGCAATCCAAGCTGTAGAAGACAAGTTATGGTCTTAAGAAGACTGCGCTTACATAGATATTCAGGAAACTCATCATATCGAAGGTCCCTATAGAACTTTCACCCAAGATGTTTCGCTATATCTCGCAGCTCTTTCAGAAAAGTCTAGCAAAGACAACTCCCAGACAATAGTAGGGAGCAGGGTCAACGGGAACAGGTGAAAAAGGCGGATTTCGATAGACACACACACATATCACTAGAGCAAATAGAACTCTTGATGCTCTCAAAAGTAGGACATGGAAAGAAAACTGGCCACTTGTAACTGAAGTGTTGCTAAAAGCTACCGGGCCTTGGACTCTCAAACCTTACCAGTACCACAACTACATCTTTTGGCCTTGGATAACTGGAATAGAGATGCTTGCTAGAAGTCGGTTTGCTAGGGTGGAAGAATGCAACTTGTTGCTAACTACTCTTACTTCTGAGAGCAAGCTCAATATGCACACATTCTATGAATGGGTAGACCCAATTAAGGGGGAAGGAAATGGCGCTTTCCATTCAGAACAGGGATTCCTGCCGTCCGAGTAGCCATAATTGATATCTTTAGCAATATTAGGACTAGGCTATCATCAGCTACCGAGACATAGTAATTGCGACGATTAAGCTGCTTCCAATGATGGGCCAAACGCGGGATACAGTGTCATTCCACCATCTACAAAGTATATGCTGCCAGTAACATAGCTACCTTTGTCTGACGCTAGAAACTCTACCACATTTGCCACCTCTTGAGTGGTGCCTATTCTCTCAAGGGGTATTCTTCTTAGGACGTTTCTCAATTCTGCCTCATCTACTTTCAGCTCTCGGTTCATCTCTGTCTCTATAGCACCGGGAGCCACTGCATTTACCCTTATGTTGTATCGTGCAAGCTCAAGCGCCATTGTCTTTGTCATCATTTTGATTCCTGCTTTTGCAGCAGCATATGCCACATAGAACGGTTTTGGAATTTCCTGGTGCACAGAAGAGATGTTTATGATGCATCCCACTTTTGGATTTTGATTTTTCATCATATGCTTTACCGCTTCTCTACTGCAAACAAATGGGCCTGTCAGATCGACATCTATGATCTTTTGCCAAATCTCTTTCGATGTCTCTTCAAAAGGGACTTCATGCTGTATACCTGCATTGTCAACAAGAACGTCTATTCTACCATAGTGCGTGGTGGTTTCTTCAATCAGCTTGATGCAATCATTTTCTTTTGACATATCCGCCTCAATTGCAATACAATCGGATTTGCCAAGTGATATTATCTCCTCTGCAGTTTGCTCTGCCTCGGCCTGCTTCCTAGAGTTTACAACAATGCCCCGATATTCTCCGGACTTTGCGAAAGCCAATGCTATTGTTTTGCCTATGCCCTTACTAGAGCCTGTCACGACTGCAATTTTCCTTCCTGTATTCATAGTCTTATAATCTGCCTGCTACTAGTATCCAGTGAACACTTCAACTTTGAGCCTGTCTTTTGGAATTTGCATCTCTTTTTGCAGCAATTCCTGCATGGCCTTGAGCATGCCGGGCGGACCACAGATATAAAACACTGCTTCGCCGATTTCGTCCCTTGTCAAATGCCTCTCTAGCATTGACTTGTCTATTCTACCACGTTCTCCGCTCCAACTTGCATCATGCTGCTCTTCTTCAGTGACCGTATAAATTACTTTGAGATTCTTATTTTGGTTGGCCCAGCTATCAAATTCATCCTTGTATAAAATGTCTTGCTGGGTCTTGTTTGAATCAAACATTGTTATCTTGACTGGCAGCTGCTTGTCGGTGGCATACTTTATCATGCTTCTAAATGGCGTAACACCAATGCCGCCAGACAGAAATACAGCCGGCCTATCTTCTTGCAGCACAAATTCTCCTTCTGGGCCCCATGCAGTAATTTTTGTACCCTCTTGAAGCAATGCTAGCCTTTGCTTGTACGGAGTGCGTCGTATTCTGGTGCTTATCATTACGTAGTCTTGCTCGGTTGGTGAAGATGCGATGGAAAAATGTCTAATGGGTCCCTTGGAATCGTTTTGAACTCCATCTAATTTGAAATACGCGTATTGTCCAGCTATGTAATCTATTCTCTCCCTTGAAAACTTGAAGGTCATGATGTCTGTTCCTTCTAGTTTTTCTTTTGAGAGCAATTCGAGCGAAAGCTTGTTATCAGCAGCTCTTCTCTCCTCTTCCTCGTAGTATTTCTTTTGCAAAGTGTCAGAATCCTGTTCTTCTTCTTGTCCGGCTTGCTGCTGCACGGTTGCTTCTCGTCCCCCTCCGTCAGCTGGCTTTGTTGTTTGCAAGCTCACCATAATGTCACCAGTCGCCTCATCCACCTTTACAGGATATGACTGCAGGTCTGTAGCCCAGACTGTCTGGTCTGAGACCTTGGCGTTTCGTACATCAAATATAGCATAGTGCCATGGACATTTCAGCTCGTACCCTTCTAAAGTACCGTCTTCCAACGGACCGCCCTCATGCGAACAGACTGCGTCCATCGCATAGACCTTGCCATTAACCCTTGCTAGAACAATGGGCTTGCCATTTGGTTCAACTCTGAGAAGACCGCCTTCTTTCAAGTCGTTCTTGGATGCTACCTTTTGATAGCCTCCTTCCTTTGCCATCATATGGACAGAATAGTGAGCAAAAAGCTATTTACGGATTAAATCTCCATTTTCCCTAAGAACTTTTAGAAGGCAACAGAACGGATTGTGGATTCTACCAAACTAACTTGTTGCAATAATATTCACAAGATCATTGAAAATAATGCAATTCCCACAGAGACTCTTAGACTCACTCAAAAGGATCAGAGAGATGAGACAATAGGCTTAATAGTTACAGTAGCGGGGGCCATTGTCATATTTTATGCTCCGCACTAATTTGGTTATCACGATTATCACATCTTTCACAACAACGTTGACTTAGTGCCATAAAGCAAAATGTGACGTCAGGAGTTACCTTGCCTCGCGGGAGTTACATCTGATTGACTGGTGGAAACAAGACGGCCAGAAGGAATCTCTGATTCTAGAAAAAAGAAAAAAGAAAAGATCAGTTATCTTACTGACCTATTGGATTCTGCTGTTCTGAGGTCAGCTGGCTCTTCAAGGTAGCAGGAAGGTTCTGCACCCATCCGTTGTATGGAATCGGTGTTGCAAGAACGCCCTGTCCTCCCATGCCAGCGTTTCCTGTGATTGTGTCGTCTTTTGCTGTTGTGCTTGACGCTGTCAGCAGTATCCTGCCTGCAATCTTTGCATCTGACACATTTCCATCGTTGTTCGGGTCAGCATCCACTACCAGAAGCGAGTTTGAGAACTTGCTTGCCACGTATGCATAATAGCCGCCGCCGTTCTTGGCACCAAACTGGACACCATGGCATCCTGCATCGCATCCAAGCATTGTCACTACCTCGTCTGTAGCAGTGTCAACTATTGTTATAGTTGCAGTCAGCGTGTTGGCAGTGACCATGTATTTGCCGTTTGGCGAGACTGGTGTCTGAATTGGCAGTGCGCCTACTGGGCCTGTAATTGCACCGCTTATCGGATCATAGTTCTCTATCAGGTTTATGGTCTTGATTACCTGACCAAATGTTGTCGAGTTTTCGTCCATGTCTATGACGCTGATTGTACTATCAAGCAGGTTTGCAACATAGTATTTGCTGTCGTCTGGCATCATGCCTGTTGCAATTGGGATTGCGCCTGTTGTCGGTTTTGCTTCAATGCTATCTGAATCAAAGCTATACAGAGTCGAGTCAGCAGAGAATGCGTTTGGCGTGACCATCTTTTGTCCATCAGAACTCATCCAGTGTGCATGAGGATGCGATTCTGGCTCGCCTTCTTTCTGCATCGGAATTTCTCTCTGAATTCCGGTGGCCTTCGGTGCCAGTTCTACGACTGCCTCCTCGCCATTGAGTGTCACGTGTACCTGGTCTGTGTCTGTCCTTGTCATTACGTGAGCTGGTGATTCTCCAACAGATATGTTCTTCACTAGTTTGCCAGTTGCAGCATCGAAAACTGTTAGCTTGCTATCGAACCACTGAGTCTGGTAGATCAGCTTCTGATCTCTGTCAGTCCACATGTTGTGCGGGTTGTTCATGTTAATTGATGGCAGTGCAACCTTGCGCTCAATGTCCCATGTCGTAGTATCAATCTTTGTGGCAGTTCCTGGCTTGCTCTTGTTCTTTGTTAGCTCAAACTGCGTGTCTACCCATACTTTGCCTACGCCTGCGGTTGATGGGTCAAATGGTGCTTCAAGAGCAATGTCGTTTCCATACCTTGCATTTAGAACGGTTGGAAGGTTCACTACTGCGCCGCCTGCAATTCTAATATCAACATTCGGATACGTCACATGCCATGTTGACTGCCTGTAGTCTTGCCAGTTGGATGGTGCTGTAGCAATGAAGAATGTTCTCAGCAATCTTGTTGCCAAGTCGCTGCTTGTTGGTACTGTAATGCCATTTACTAGGCTGATGTTCTCACCAAGGTCAAGTCCTTGCGTCTGTGGGTCGTCAACAATCACCGCTCCAAACATGTATGGATGTACCTTGCACGTAAACACGTACAGACCCGGTGTCTGAAGTGTAACAGACTGCGAGCTCTTTGATGCCTTTGGCTGGTCAAATGGCATTCCTTGTGCGTTCTGTGGGAATATCAGGCTTGTGACTGTGTGGACAGTGTTTGATCTGATGTTAAAATCAACCCTTACCCCAGGTGTTCCAACAGCTAGTGATTGTGTTCCACTGTTTGTGATGTCACCTGCTACGTTTTTGAACCATCTGCCTGGTTCATCGACTAGGTCGAATTGAACTCTGTTCTCTGAAGAGCTGCCGCTGCTACCGCTTCCACTTGCTGCAAGCGCCATTTGAAATGAATTTGTGATGCTCAATGGCGCTATGAAAATCATTGCAGTAAGAATCAGCGATACAGCAACTCCTGAAAACATTAGCTTATTGAGTGCTGTCATAGCGCCATCGGGTAGAAGACTGTTCCATATAAAGTGCTGAGTAGTTTATCCAATTTGAGAATAGGGCATGCCTTTAGGTTGGATAAACCATCCAAGCTCTTAAATATGACGCGTAGCGCTCTGCTTCAAATGTCAGCAGACATAAAGAGAAATGTAAGCCAAACAACAACGGGACGGAAACCCAAGATCACAGTTGGAATATTGCTTGGCGTCATGGTTTTTGGCCTTTTCATAGTAGGATTTGATCAAGGTCATCTTTTTAGCATTGCACAAGGTGAACAGGCGTACGAGGACCTGTGGATGCACGAGTTCTATCACGATATGAGACACGCAGCAGGATTTCCCTGTCATTAGTGGTGGTTGAAAAAATGAAAGCAAAAACATTCATTGCAATAACCATTCTTGCTGGAGCTATTGCAAGCACGATTCTTGCGACAATCAACATTGTAGTTATCGAGCCGTAT
Coding sequences within it:
- a CDS encoding GH116 family glycosyl hydrolase; this translates as MSEEAKEDKQKEFAGVLPTTIYQAGFSEVYDQNPDIDSTALMISTTARILNRALKKIATSPVTDPTSISTIASEHSADYVHDLLLKLGITDPTKAIDFLVPRMLLAVDYLAKRDIDSDGLLEQNHNEDWMDTVLRAGKIVYSQACWILTLKNLAALLVTVDRQDAADKIRNMADKAIQAVEDKLWS
- a CDS encoding glucose 1-dehydrogenase produces the protein MNTGRKIAVVTGSSKGIGKTIALAFAKSGEYRGIVVNSRKQAEAEQTAEEIISLGKSDCIAIEADMSKENDCIKLIEETTTHYGRIDVLVDNAGIQHEVPFEETSKEIWQKIIDVDLTGPFVCSREAVKHMMKNQNPKVGCIINISSVHQEIPKPFYVAYAAAKAGIKMMTKTMALELARYNIRVNAVAPGAIETEMNRELKVDEAELRNVLRRIPLERIGTTQEVANVVEFLASDKGSYVTGSIYFVDGGMTLYPAFGPSLEAA
- a CDS encoding Rieske 2Fe-2S domain-containing protein — its product is MMAKEGGYQKVASKNDLKEGGLLRVEPNGKPIVLARVNGKVYAMDAVCSHEGGPLEDGTLEGYELKCPWHYAIFDVRNAKVSDQTVWATDLQSYPVKVDEATGDIMVSLQTTKPADGGGREATVQQQAGQEEEQDSDTLQKKYYEEEERRAADNKLSLELLSKEKLEGTDIMTFKFSRERIDYIAGQYAYFKLDGVQNDSKGPIRHFSIASSPTEQDYVMISTRIRRTPYKQRLALLQEGTKITAWGPEGEFVLQEDRPAVFLSGGIGVTPFRSMIKYATDKQLPVKITMFDSNKTQQDILYKDEFDSWANQNKNLKVIYTVTEEEQHDASWSGERGRIDKSMLERHLTRDEIGEAVFYICGPPGMLKAMQELLQKEMQIPKDRLKVEVFTGY
- a CDS encoding beta-propeller fold lactonase family protein; translation: MTALNKLMFSGVAVSLILTAMIFIAPLSITNSFQMALAASGSGSSGSSSENRVQFDLVDEPGRWFKNVAGDITNSGTQSLAVGTPGVRVDFNIRSNTVHTVTSLIFPQNAQGMPFDQPKASKSSQSVTLQTPGLYVFTCKVHPYMFGAVIVDDPQTQGLDLGENISLVNGITVPTSSDLATRLLRTFFIATAPSNWQDYRQSTWHVTYPNVDIRIAGGAVVNLPTVLNARYGNDIALEAPFDPSTAGVGKVWVDTQFELTKNKSKPGTATKIDTTTWDIERKVALPSINMNNPHNMWTDRDQKLIYQTQWFDSKLTVFDAATGKLVKNISVGESPAHVMTRTDTDQVHVTLNGEEAVVELAPKATGIQREIPMQKEGEPESHPHAHWMSSDGQKMVTPNAFSADSTLYSFDSDSIEAKPTTGAIPIATGMMPDDSKYYVANLLDSTISVIDMDENSTTFGQVIKTINLIENYDPISGAITGPVGALPIQTPVSPNGKYMVTANTLTATITIVDTATDEVVTMLGCDAGCHGVQFGAKNGGGYYAYVASKFSNSLLVVDADPNNDGNVSDAKIAGRILLTASSTTAKDDTITGNAGMGGQGVLATPIPYNGWVQNLPATLKSQLTSEQQNPIGQ
- a CDS encoding CbtB domain-containing protein, with amino-acid sequence MSADIKRNVSQTTTGRKPKITVGILLGVMVFGLFIVGFDQGHLFSIAQGEQAYEDLWMHEFYHDMRHAAGFPCH
- a CDS encoding CbtA family protein gives rise to the protein MKAKTFIAITILAGAIASTILATINIVVIEPYIDRAIEIENQNAAAAGEMINPIEFLNYRLL